A DNA window from Acomys russatus chromosome 7, mAcoRus1.1, whole genome shotgun sequence contains the following coding sequences:
- the Stard5 gene encoding stAR-related lipid transfer protein 5 has translation MDLSWATQESEVVAEKMLRYRRDTSGWKKCREGNGVLVSWRPSEEFSGNLYRGEGILCGTPEEVWHCIKPAAGGLREKWDDNVTSFEIVQSITDMLCVSRTSTPSAVMKLISPRDFVDLVLVKKYEDGTISSNATHVEHPLCPPKPGFVRGFNHPCGCFCEPLPGEPNKTNLVTFFQTDLSGYLPQSVVDSFFPRSMAQFYPNLQKAVRTVRH, from the exons ATGGATCTGTCCTGGGCCACTCAAGAGAGTGAAGTGGTGGCAGAGAAGATGCTCCGTTACCGACGGGACACGTCAGGCTGGAAGAAGTGCCGGGAAGGC AATGGAGTTTTGGTTTCCTGGAGGCCATCCGAGGAGTTTTCAGGGAATCT GTACCGAGGGGAAGGGATTCTGTGTGGGACACCAGAAGAGGTGTGGCATTGCATAAAGCCAGCTGCTGGAGGCCTCCGGGAGAAGTGGGATGACAATGTAACCAGTTTTGAAATTGTCCAAAGCATCACGGAT ATGCTGTGTGTGAGCAGAACCTCCACGCCCTCCGCTGTCATGAAGCTCATTTCTCCCAGGGACTTTGTGGACTTGGTGCTAGTGAAGAAATATGAGGATGGCACCATCAGTTCTAACG CTACCCACGTGGAACATCCACTGTGTCCCCCAAAGCCAGGTTTTGTGAGAGGATTTAACCATCCATGCGGGTGCTTCTGTGAACCTCTGCCAGG GGAGCCCAACAAAACCAACCTGGTCACCTTTTTCCAGACAGACCTGAGTGGCTACCTCCCTCAGAGCGTGGTGGATTCCTTCTTCCCTCGCAGCATGGCTCAGTTCTACCCCAACCTTCAGAAGGCCGTGCGGACGGTCCGTCATTGA